CTCGGCTTCTTCATTGAGGGGAAATTTCTCAGCCCTGCAGATAGACAGACCCACGATGTGAGTGATTCCAACGGTAAGCAATATTTGATCTTTTCCTTAAGTTCATATCTGCGATATGATCGGTCATGTAATGATAGGATAACATCTCCATCCCTGCTCCTCCTGTGTTTGTACAGCAGCAGTGGTCTGCAGCACTGTTTGTGCTAAAGATGAGGATGTTGCGTCTGCTGCCTCATCTGCAGCTGGAGCTCTCAAAACCTGGAGTGAACTGAGCTGTTTCCAAAGAGCCAAAGTGTTACTCAAGTACTAGAGCTTAACTTAAAATAATGAACCTGTCACAGTAATAGTCATGTTACATCAGTATGAATGTATGTCTGTGCCCCAGGTTGGCGAGTGTCCTGCAGAGACACAGTCAGTGTGTGTCGGAGCTGTGTGAGCTCTCTCAGTCTTCTGTCTCTCCTGCTGTGCTCATTAGACTGACCCAGTACTATTCCAGCTGGGCTCAGCTACGAGACACGCTCATGCCTGAGTGGATCCCACAAGGTATGCCAGCGTCTGTTTGTGTATATGAGTCTGAGAGAAAAAACTTGTTGAAGACAGTGAGAAAATAGGTTGTATAAGTAGGAAGCATGGTTGTAAGTATCTTTTCATGTTTTGTCTCTTCACtaggcgttgtggcagtggttgTTTCAGATGACTGTTCCGTCTATTTTCTTCTGCTTAAGGTTTTGCCAGCTCTAGCTATGGGTGAGTCTTTCTCTTAAAACATGATATGCATAATATATGAGCAATAATATATTATACTTTCTTTTCTGAGTTTCATATACTCTTCAGACATTCAGGGGATAAATGAagtgacataaaaaaagaaacagaataataataaaaaaagattacatgtttgttttttttgttaaataacaaGGCTTTTGTTAACTAGTTTTGACAgtaataaatttttaaaaaattgcgTTGTTGCAGAGGCAGCGCTAATAGCACATAAATTTAATGTTTCACATTTAAAGATAATACtgaaatttataaattaattaaaaatgataataattttgTACTTGACCTTTGAATTGACAGTGTTTTAAACATTTTCCTTATGAAATTATGTGTGTGTAGGTCGGAGGTTATATTTGAACCTTTTCCATTGGtttacctttattattattattagtttttattaatacaatatttttaattttgtatgttttgcattgtaattttagttagtttattcattttgtttttaaaatacagaacatctgtatagttttttttttttaaatgctttaatgcaTTAAGTTAAACTAactgagaaatgttgcattgacactagctgaaataaaatgactttcattttattttagttaatttttattttattttaaataatatatatattatttatatataaatttagttAAAGCTACAGTTAACTATAGCTTTTATAACCCTGctttaacaaatattatatataatttatttaaatttatcagAAGTTactcataaatataaaaaaaactagtaATCCTTTCTATATGAGATGTGAGGGTGCAAACTAAACTGTGGCTTAACcgttatttatttacatgtctatTTATTTTCTAGGCAATACTGTTATTGTGGTGCCTGGCAAGACTACTACTCTTCCTGCCCTTCTGTTGGCTCAGCTGTTTCTGGAGGCTGGGATCCCTGCTGGAGTGCTGAATGTGGTCACAGGCAGTGAAGTATCACTGGGTGCCAAAGTGGCTCAAAATCCACAAGTCAACTACCTGACCTACAGCGGAAGACAACAGACTGGAGAAGGCCTGGCTAAAGCAGTGGCTGGTTGGGGAGTCCccatgtctttctctctctcactcagctCTGTGTGCCCTTTTATCATCTTTGAATCAGCAGACCTGGACAGTGCCGTGGATGGAGTGATAGAGCTGGCCTTCAAGAAGAAAAGAGATGTATGAAgaaagaaaatagttattttaaatcgtaatgatatttcataatattgctgttgtactgtattttgattttaaaaaatgcagctttggaaagcataaaaaattattatcaaGAATATATATAAAAGTCCTTACTATTTCAGTAAGTTTCCAAGGTTTTCAGCAAAGAAAATAGGAAAATAAATTGTGGTATCTctgtatgtatttaatatttaggtatctaatatttaatatatactacttgttatttattttagtgcttatttttaaaagtaaaaaccaGTTGGCAGCACTTCTGCAGTACCGCTGTAGTCTGCTGGGGGTGCTCATTGATTAAACTACTTGTCAAATACagaacaaatataataataatctttttgcCTGCTTCTGTCTTTCTCTTGTCCAGTTCCAGTGGGTGCTCTGTGTGCAGGAATCAGTTTTGGACAGTGTTGTGGCCAGGCTGAAGTTGAGAATGACTGGGATGAAATGTGTTCCACTTGCTGCTGAGGCTGACAGGAGTCTTATAGATGCTGCGGTTCAGGAGGCCCAGCAGCAGGGGGCGACAGTGAGTGGACATTTAAGTTTAGATGTCACCAAATATTTTAGGGTGGATTTTTTGAAGCTTTTAACGGACGAATGCTTTcatctttttgttttcttgttgtttaatatcTTGTAGCTGATGCAGTCATGTCCACCTGCTTCTACTGGTGCTCTCTACCCCCCTACTGTACTGTGTGGACTGGCTCCTTCCTGTGAGTCTGTGATTTCACCTCCTCCAGGCCCTGTGCTGCCTCTCATATCCTTCAGGAGCTCTGCTGAGGGAGTTACACTCGGTGAGGCTGAAAAAAATAAGAACTGATTAATAAGACTTTATCACTTAAAGCCTGGGATACTCTACATGAGTTTTGCCCTGATTTTCTGTTGATTTTACAGTCTGGAGACACTGAATATAGTTGTCaaaagtcagagccagtctgaGGATTTGAGTGGGCAGATTTAATAGAAAATCATGCAGTGTTTGGTAGTGTTTAGCTTCAGATTATGATTCCATCCAGTTGGAGGAAATCaaatatgtttgatattttttagcaattttggaacaaattgtttttatttgtctccTCGCAATAAGGTGCATGTTTCTGCATGAGTTTGTTGTTGATCTGAACAACTGTGCTTAAAGGTCCGGTAGTATATAGTCCTCAGTTGTGTAGTGTATGATGGACAGTTTTCCTTTGTCACTCTTTACAAACTCGGTTGGTGTATGATGCCTAgtattttaaaaatctgtttagaTTTTAAAAGTCATGTAGTCAATTTCAGCCTTTAAGTGAAAAGTTGAAGATTTTGTGATCTGTGCTTGTGTATAGGAAACCACAGTCCTTATGGTCAGACGGCCTCCATCTGGACTGAAGATTTGACTCTGGCTTTGGAGTCTGCAAAGAGGTTGTCCATGCTTGATCAAGTTCTTCGAGCCACCATCAGTTGTCTTGATTTCATTTTGATCTTGATCTCTTACTTTTATCTCTTTTTCTGTCTTCATAGTCTGTGTGTAGGTTCAGTGTGGGTGAACTGTCATTCTGTAATGGATCCTGCGTTGCCTCTGTGTGGACGGAGGGAGAGCGGGAACTGCACCGATGGAGGCAGAGAGGTATATTGTGATCACATGTTTAGTTTCGTGTAGAGAATATGATTCAATGTTGTCTACACCATTTTTTTCTGTTCCTTTGGGTGTCTGTACtgtatttctgattggttgtatGGTCTTGTTTGGTGGCCAGTTCTGAATGT
The sequence above is a segment of the Carassius carassius chromosome 9, fCarCar2.1, whole genome shotgun sequence genome. Coding sequences within it:
- the aldh16a1 gene encoding aldehyde dehydrogenase family 16 member A1 isoform X1, translated to MAGTSTKTVHDIFQNMEYGSSSTSTATAQAWLEKHSRILGFFIEGKFLSPADRQTHDVSDSNAAVVCSTVCAKDEDVASAASSAAGALKTWSELSCFQRAKVLLKLASVLQRHSQCVSELCELSQSSVSPAVLIRLTQYYSSWAQLRDTLMPEWIPQGVVAVVVSDDCSVYFLLLKVLPALAMGNTVIVVPGKTTTLPALLLAQLFLEAGIPAGVLNVVTGSEVSLGAKVAQNPQVNYLTYSGRQQTGEGLAKAVAGWGVPMSFSLSLSSVCPFIIFESADLDSAVDGVIELAFKKKRDFQWVLCVQESVLDSVVARLKLRMTGMKCVPLAAEADRSLIDAAVQEAQQQGATLMQSCPPASTGALYPPTVLCGLAPSCESVISPPPGPVLPLISFRSSAEGVTLGNHSPYGQTASIWTEDLTLALESAKSLCVGSVWVNCHSVMDPALPLCGRRESGNCTDGGREGLYQFLRPSLSPSFPRSSPSSINYADFGSAVSKFMIPEGFDPSSVPRFYSHFVGGQLRKADSGCSRSVLAPGGAVLAHCPDGGRKDVRDAVEAAIKVQPGWMKKSPAARSQSLYSLADNLDKRRRDLAVSIQTQTGISLEEAEKEVELSVSRLSDWAARCDKEQGGTPFLPQSGSALLTPEALGVLGVILPKTKPLLSLVSLLGAALAIGNAVIVVPSEKYPLPALEFIQVLQASDIPGGLVSIITGGRDQLTQALANHSVIQSIWYWGSKEGCQFLQYSCVSPLKRLWLHCEEEEEREAGRNWTSSNPSLQEELWRKAVVWKSIWIPTA
- the aldh16a1 gene encoding aldehyde dehydrogenase family 16 member A1 isoform X2, whose translation is MAGTSTKTVHDIFQNMEYGSSSTSTATAQAWLEKHSRILGFFIEGKFLSPADRQTHDVSDSNAVVCSTVCAKDEDVASAASSAAGALKTWSELSCFQRAKVLLKLASVLQRHSQCVSELCELSQSSVSPAVLIRLTQYYSSWAQLRDTLMPEWIPQGVVAVVVSDDCSVYFLLLKVLPALAMGNTVIVVPGKTTTLPALLLAQLFLEAGIPAGVLNVVTGSEVSLGAKVAQNPQVNYLTYSGRQQTGEGLAKAVAGWGVPMSFSLSLSSVCPFIIFESADLDSAVDGVIELAFKKKRDFQWVLCVQESVLDSVVARLKLRMTGMKCVPLAAEADRSLIDAAVQEAQQQGATLMQSCPPASTGALYPPTVLCGLAPSCESVISPPPGPVLPLISFRSSAEGVTLGNHSPYGQTASIWTEDLTLALESAKSLCVGSVWVNCHSVMDPALPLCGRRESGNCTDGGREGLYQFLRPSLSPSFPRSSPSSINYADFGSAVSKFMIPEGFDPSSVPRFYSHFVGGQLRKADSGCSRSVLAPGGAVLAHCPDGGRKDVRDAVEAAIKVQPGWMKKSPAARSQSLYSLADNLDKRRRDLAVSIQTQTGISLEEAEKEVELSVSRLSDWAARCDKEQGGTPFLPQSGSALLTPEALGVLGVILPKTKPLLSLVSLLGAALAIGNAVIVVPSEKYPLPALEFIQVLQASDIPGGLVSIITGGRDQLTQALANHSVIQSIWYWGSKEGCQFLQYSCVSPLKRLWLHCEEEEEREAGRNWTSSNPSLQEELWRKAVVWKSIWIPTA
- the aldh16a1 gene encoding aldehyde dehydrogenase family 16 member A1 isoform X3; amino-acid sequence: MEYGSSSTSTATAQAWLEKHSRILGFFIEGKFLSPADRQTHDVSDSNAAVVCSTVCAKDEDVASAASSAAGALKTWSELSCFQRAKVLLKLASVLQRHSQCVSELCELSQSSVSPAVLIRLTQYYSSWAQLRDTLMPEWIPQGVVAVVVSDDCSVYFLLLKVLPALAMGNTVIVVPGKTTTLPALLLAQLFLEAGIPAGVLNVVTGSEVSLGAKVAQNPQVNYLTYSGRQQTGEGLAKAVAGWGVPMSFSLSLSSVCPFIIFESADLDSAVDGVIELAFKKKRDFQWVLCVQESVLDSVVARLKLRMTGMKCVPLAAEADRSLIDAAVQEAQQQGATLMQSCPPASTGALYPPTVLCGLAPSCESVISPPPGPVLPLISFRSSAEGVTLGNHSPYGQTASIWTEDLTLALESAKSLCVGSVWVNCHSVMDPALPLCGRRESGNCTDGGREGLYQFLRPSLSPSFPRSSPSSINYADFGSAVSKFMIPEGFDPSSVPRFYSHFVGGQLRKADSGCSRSVLAPGGAVLAHCPDGGRKDVRDAVEAAIKVQPGWMKKSPAARSQSLYSLADNLDKRRRDLAVSIQTQTGISLEEAEKEVELSVSRLSDWAARCDKEQGGTPFLPQSGSALLTPEALGVLGVILPKTKPLLSLVSLLGAALAIGNAVIVVPSEKYPLPALEFIQVLQASDIPGGLVSIITGGRDQLTQALANHSVIQSIWYWGSKEGCQFLQYSCVSPLKRLWLHCEEEEEREAGRNWTSSNPSLQEELWRKAVVWKSIWIPTA